One bacterium DNA segment encodes these proteins:
- a CDS encoding redoxin domain-containing protein, whose product MKKLIIVITVLAVAGMVYWIVGKDKLQNYYEDSDNSTPQQTSKTTEKYRLLIGQRFPTTNLTNTDGHTVSTSELLKGGKVVLFLDPGCNSCEGMISKWVGLVDKRSVSAEEVIGICNMDPVDAALYSQERRMNFRLYCDTARYFWNNHDVTDFPLQLVVGKSGTIHEHTFDVGRQIFPDQLNRWLQN is encoded by the coding sequence ATGAAGAAACTGATCATTGTCATCACCGTGCTTGCAGTCGCCGGAATGGTCTATTGGATCGTAGGGAAAGACAAACTGCAGAACTACTACGAAGATTCCGACAATTCCACACCACAACAGACTTCGAAAACGACCGAGAAATACCGTTTACTGATTGGTCAAAGGTTTCCGACTACCAATTTGACAAACACCGACGGTCACACTGTTAGCACATCGGAATTGCTCAAAGGTGGTAAGGTAGTCTTGTTTCTTGACCCGGGCTGTAACAGCTGTGAAGGGATGATCAGCAAGTGGGTGGGGCTGGTAGATAAAAGGTCGGTGAGCGCTGAGGAAGTGATCGGAATCTGCAATATGGATCCGGTAGACGCGGCGTTGTATAGTCAAGAAAGAAGAATGAACTTTCGTCTTTACTGCGACACGGCGAGATACTTCTGGAACAATCACGACGTGACGGACTTTCCGTTGCAGCTCGTGGTCGGCAAGTCAGGCACGATTCACGAGCATACCTTCGACGTGGGACGGCAGATATTTCCCGATCAACTCAATCGTTGGCTCCAGAACTAA
- a CDS encoding carbohydrate binding family 9 domain-containing protein codes for MSTSYRVGIPLLFVAFTTLYLFSTSSLYSQSQSLNVRPNLSIQRSTGSIHIDGKLGDHGWSSATKVADFIERNPGDNLPADVHTEVYIAYDENALYVAYVCHDDPSAIRATMSQRDQWFGDDAVVLLIDTYGTATVAYELFVNPYGIQKDMLWTSVADADASYDLLWESAAQRTSDGYTVEISVPFSSLRFPDRPEQAWKVDFWRNRPRETMKQYSWTANDRNEQCWPCQWGTVTGIRDVKPGKGIEILPSFVASQSGSLSRPDGASSRFENTNPEGELALGGKYALTSDITVEATYNPDFSQIEADAAQIDVNSTIALMYPERRPFFQEGSDIFRTLFNSFYTRTINDPIFAAKMTGRTGKTTIGVLTAYEENTPYLIPLPERSLLFNSGKSTANVVRVSHALGNDSRLGMILTDRRWDKGGSGTVAAIDGDFRLSKSYSIDGQYIGTHTRELFDPEANQYMEGMRFDDGKYSTALDEEKFYGTGLISRFRRQARSWSFTLDYDHVSPSYRTETGYDPLNDYRNLSLYSQYTFYTKSGLIERIIPKTYNLKRWFWNGSPKASILNVGTDLQLRTAQTYLSFYYSKNTEHYLGTRYADLWETGFNVNARPTAGFGFGLYGSRSRGIARFALTETSESNIGFSVSLKPFDRLIVESDLSYSGADDWDSETELFSGYISRSRFLYQATRALSLRVIVQYNDFAKAWDVDPLVTYKVSPFSVLYVGSSSNYSYVDFYQDEPSKWRLTSRQFFMKLQYLFQT; via the coding sequence ATGAGCACAAGCTATCGTGTCGGAATCCCACTCCTGTTTGTCGCTTTCACAACACTCTACCTTTTCTCGACATCATCGCTCTACTCGCAGTCGCAGTCCCTCAATGTGCGGCCAAATCTTTCTATCCAGCGCTCCACCGGTTCGATTCACATCGACGGCAAACTCGGGGATCACGGCTGGAGCTCCGCAACGAAAGTTGCCGATTTTATCGAGCGCAATCCGGGCGATAATCTCCCCGCCGATGTGCATACCGAGGTCTACATCGCCTATGACGAGAACGCGCTATATGTCGCCTATGTCTGTCACGACGACCCCTCCGCCATTCGCGCAACCATGAGCCAGCGCGATCAGTGGTTCGGCGACGATGCCGTTGTTCTGCTCATCGACACTTACGGGACGGCAACAGTCGCGTATGAACTTTTCGTCAATCCGTACGGAATCCAAAAAGACATGCTCTGGACGAGCGTCGCCGATGCCGACGCCAGCTACGATCTGCTTTGGGAATCAGCCGCTCAACGCACGTCTGACGGCTACACCGTCGAAATCTCAGTTCCGTTTTCGAGCCTGCGTTTTCCCGACCGTCCCGAGCAAGCTTGGAAAGTAGACTTCTGGCGCAATCGTCCGCGTGAAACTATGAAACAATATTCGTGGACTGCCAACGACCGCAACGAGCAGTGCTGGCCCTGTCAGTGGGGAACTGTCACCGGAATTCGCGATGTCAAACCCGGAAAGGGAATCGAAATCCTCCCGTCGTTTGTCGCTTCGCAATCGGGAAGTCTCTCTCGTCCCGACGGTGCATCTTCTCGATTCGAAAACACCAACCCCGAAGGCGAACTTGCGCTCGGCGGCAAGTATGCGTTGACTTCAGACATCACCGTGGAAGCCACTTACAATCCTGACTTCAGCCAGATCGAAGCCGATGCCGCACAGATCGATGTCAACTCCACGATCGCCCTAATGTACCCGGAACGTCGTCCGTTCTTCCAAGAGGGAAGTGATATCTTCCGGACATTGTTCAATTCCTTCTATACGCGAACAATCAACGACCCGATCTTCGCCGCCAAGATGACCGGGCGCACCGGCAAAACGACTATCGGTGTGCTGACGGCATACGAAGAAAATACTCCTTACCTGATTCCTCTCCCGGAACGGAGCTTGCTCTTCAATTCGGGCAAAAGCACCGCCAACGTCGTGCGCGTTTCCCACGCACTCGGCAATGACTCGCGCCTCGGAATGATCCTCACTGATCGCCGGTGGGACAAAGGCGGTTCGGGAACCGTTGCCGCTATCGATGGCGACTTCCGGCTTTCCAAATCATATAGCATTGACGGCCAGTATATCGGTACCCACACCCGCGAATTGTTCGACCCCGAAGCCAACCAATACATGGAAGGAATGCGCTTTGACGACGGCAAGTACAGCACCGCACTCGATGAAGAGAAATTCTATGGCACCGGCTTGATCTCGCGCTTCCGCCGTCAGGCTCGCAGTTGGAGTTTCACGCTGGACTACGACCACGTCAGCCCGTCGTATCGCACCGAGACTGGCTACGACCCGCTCAATGACTATCGCAATCTGTCACTCTACTCGCAGTACACATTCTATACCAAGTCGGGCTTGATCGAACGTATCATCCCCAAGACATACAATCTCAAACGCTGGTTCTGGAACGGCAGTCCCAAGGCTTCGATTCTAAACGTCGGTACCGACCTGCAACTCCGTACAGCCCAGACATATCTCTCGTTTTACTATAGTAAGAACACCGAGCACTATCTCGGCACGCGCTACGCTGATCTCTGGGAAACCGGCTTCAATGTCAACGCCCGGCCAACCGCCGGTTTCGGATTCGGTCTCTACGGTTCGCGCTCTCGCGGTATTGCACGATTCGCTCTTACCGAGACAAGCGAGTCCAATATCGGATTCTCAGTAAGCCTGAAACCTTTTGACCGCCTCATCGTTGAATCCGATTTGAGTTATTCCGGCGCTGATGACTGGGATTCCGAAACTGAACTCTTCAGCGGATATATCAGCCGCTCGCGATTCTTGTATCAGGCGACACGCGCGCTGTCTCTTCGCGTCATCGTCCAATACAACGACTTCGCCAAAGCTTGGGATGTCGATCCGCTTGTCACCTACAAGGTCAGCCCCTTTTCGGTGCTCTACGTCGGCTCCTCTAGCAACTACAGCTATGTCGACTTCTATCAGGATGAGCCCTCCAAGTGGCGGCTGACATCACGTCAATTCTTCATGAAATTGCAGTATCTCTTCCAGACATAA
- a CDS encoding peptidase U62: MKSRVRALPIALLAIAVLVCPLLGAQQAPLLTAMKTELDRSFKALANADSIPLYFLAYHVTDTDRHSLTASYGALSKEDESRSRVLDIDLRVGTYDLDNTREIRGGFGFDFNFSQSPELPLSDDEKAIRTVIWNATDQDYKAALQQYTKVKTNQEVMVEQEDTAADFSREQPENYIGETAAAVLDAEVWKSRLREMSSLFKEYSFVEESSLELQLTNDNRFFVSSEGSMIQTGQSYARLFVRCEGTASDGMRISRYESFDASDPADLPGDEMIIATIQRLIGELDALLKAPLAEPYIGPAILVNRATGVYFHEIFGHRIEGHRQKSEMEGQTFAKKVGEKILPDFIDVYDDPTQAEFNGIFLRGHYRYDDEGVKTSPVTVVEKGVLRNFLLSRSPVKGFPKSNAHGRKQAGMDAVARQGNLMVKSSNEVSFDKLVEMLREECRTQNKPYGLIFYDISGGFTTTSRFGPQSFKVIPLLVYKCYTDGRPNEAIRGVDIVGTPLSSFARIVATGNDYEIFNGTCGAESGWVPVSATAPSILVSELEVEKKFKEQEKPPLLPPPYKPTKTSDAGQEGN; the protein is encoded by the coding sequence ATGAAATCACGAGTTAGAGCGCTGCCCATTGCACTGCTCGCAATCGCTGTCTTGGTGTGTCCGCTTCTGGGCGCACAGCAGGCGCCATTGCTGACCGCCATGAAGACTGAGCTTGACCGCTCATTCAAGGCCCTCGCAAATGCCGACTCTATTCCACTTTACTTCCTTGCCTATCACGTCACCGACACCGACCGCCATTCCTTGACGGCGTCCTATGGGGCTCTCTCCAAGGAAGACGAGTCACGCAGTCGCGTCCTCGACATCGATCTGCGTGTCGGAACTTATGATCTCGACAACACGCGGGAAATCCGCGGTGGATTTGGTTTCGACTTCAATTTCAGCCAGTCGCCTGAGTTGCCGCTCAGCGATGATGAAAAGGCTATTCGCACGGTGATCTGGAATGCCACCGATCAGGACTACAAAGCCGCTTTGCAGCAATACACCAAGGTCAAGACTAATCAGGAAGTTATGGTTGAGCAGGAAGACACTGCCGCCGACTTCTCGCGCGAACAACCGGAGAACTACATAGGCGAAACCGCCGCTGCTGTTCTTGATGCCGAAGTCTGGAAGAGCCGTCTTCGCGAGATGAGTTCGCTTTTCAAAGAGTACAGCTTTGTCGAAGAATCGAGCCTCGAGCTTCAACTTACCAACGACAATCGCTTCTTCGTCTCCAGCGAAGGCTCCATGATCCAGACTGGTCAATCCTATGCCCGCCTTTTCGTGCGCTGTGAAGGCACTGCTTCCGATGGAATGCGCATTAGCCGCTACGAGAGTTTTGATGCTTCTGATCCGGCTGATCTGCCCGGCGACGAAATGATCATTGCTACGATTCAGCGATTGATCGGCGAACTCGACGCACTTCTCAAAGCGCCGCTTGCCGAGCCATACATCGGCCCGGCAATTCTGGTGAACCGCGCCACCGGTGTCTATTTCCACGAAATCTTCGGCCATCGCATCGAAGGACATCGCCAGAAATCTGAAATGGAAGGCCAGACCTTCGCGAAAAAAGTCGGCGAGAAAATCCTCCCCGATTTCATCGATGTATATGACGATCCAACACAGGCCGAATTCAACGGCATATTCCTGCGCGGCCACTATCGCTATGATGACGAAGGCGTCAAAACCTCGCCGGTTACCGTCGTCGAGAAAGGCGTTCTCCGTAACTTTCTGCTCTCGCGCTCTCCCGTCAAAGGCTTCCCCAAGTCCAACGCCCATGGCCGCAAGCAGGCGGGGATGGATGCTGTCGCTCGGCAGGGCAATCTGATGGTCAAATCATCAAACGAAGTATCATTTGACAAACTGGTGGAAATGCTTCGTGAAGAATGTCGAACTCAGAACAAACCGTACGGATTGATCTTCTATGATATCTCCGGCGGCTTCACCACCACATCTCGCTTTGGTCCACAGTCATTCAAAGTTATCCCGTTGTTGGTCTACAAGTGCTACACCGACGGTCGTCCGAACGAAGCGATCCGCGGCGTCGACATCGTCGGCACCCCGCTTTCGAGTTTCGCCCGTATCGTCGCCACCGGCAATGATTACGAAATCTTCAACGGCACCTGCGGCGCTGAATCAGGTTGGGTGCCTGTCTCGGCGACTGCGCCAAGTATCCTTGTCTCCGAACTGGAGGTTGAGAAGAAGTTTAAGGAGCAGGAAAAGCCACCGTTGCTCCCACCTCCGTACAAGCCTACTAAGACCAGCGATGCCGGACAGGAGGGCAACTAA
- a CDS encoding CoA-binding protein — protein sequence MTGIKNIEDFLARKRLAIVGISRDPRDFSRTVFREFQSRQFEVFPVNPLVSLIDDHHCFSELKEIHPPVESVLIMTPPNVTEDIVLQCRDVGVKSVWLYRAAGAGASSPNAISFCKEHHIDVIEGRCPMMFLSDTGYVHRVHRFFSKLTGNYPK from the coding sequence ATGACAGGTATCAAGAATATCGAGGATTTCCTTGCCAGAAAAAGACTGGCAATTGTTGGGATCTCCCGGGATCCACGCGATTTCAGCCGAACAGTTTTCCGCGAGTTTCAATCCAGACAATTCGAAGTTTTCCCTGTGAATCCGCTGGTTTCACTCATTGACGACCACCATTGCTTCTCGGAACTAAAGGAAATCCACCCGCCGGTCGAATCCGTTCTCATTATGACACCGCCCAATGTCACCGAAGACATCGTTCTTCAGTGTCGCGATGTTGGTGTCAAGTCAGTTTGGCTGTATCGAGCCGCCGGCGCCGGAGCATCGAGTCCCAATGCGATCTCGTTCTGTAAAGAACACCATATCGATGTGATTGAAGGACGCTGCCCGATGATGTTCCTCTCTGACACTGGTTATGTCCACCGAGTCCATCGTTTCTTCTCCAAGCTTACCGGCAACTATCCGAAATGA
- the pepF gene encoding oligoendopeptidase F, protein MKSFKTITLAMLALLIVAMLPINLYAQAKEAPTRDQIEDKYKWNLADFYASDDAWETAFAALKGRIGEAAQYQGKLGKSSTMLAQCLMLNDTLGMIAHRLYVYASLSLDQDNRVSKYQELADRARMLYSDLGQATAFMEPEILTIPDEKLKSFLAQDKGLSVYTFYLNDILRRKAHIRSQEVEEVLALASPVTGAPSRIFTMIDDADVKFPNVKDADGNEIELTRGRYGQILESTNREARRAASEAYNETYMKYKNGLAATLASSVNADVFAAKVRGYDNCLQRGHERDSIPINVFHSLIKAASENLAPLHKYMALRKKVLGVDTLFGFDLSVPLAPDTKMEFTYEQAREYVMKGLQPLGKEYLANVQMALDSRWIDVYETQAKGSGAYCWGTYTVHPVMLLNFSGRLGDVFTLAHEMGHLMHGYYSNKNEPYIYAGHSLFTAEVASTCNEAIMIKYMLSQTKDKNEKLFLLNYYIDQIIGTFYTQIWFSEFELKIHEIVENGGALSADGLRKIYREVYQKYYGPDIFIPENRDLGGMRISHFYRQYYVYQYATSYAASQMLSRKILAGDKTAVAAYMDFIKTGASDYPVNILKKAGVDMTTTEPFAQTIKTFSELVDEYEKLLLSK, encoded by the coding sequence AAACGGCTTTTGCAGCGTTAAAGGGCCGCATTGGCGAGGCCGCGCAGTATCAGGGCAAGCTGGGTAAGTCATCGACGATGCTGGCCCAGTGCCTGATGTTGAATGACACGTTGGGGATGATTGCCCATCGGCTCTACGTCTACGCCAGTTTGAGTCTGGATCAGGACAATCGCGTCAGCAAGTATCAGGAGCTTGCCGATCGTGCGCGGATGCTGTATTCCGATCTTGGCCAGGCGACGGCTTTTATGGAGCCGGAGATTCTCACGATACCGGATGAGAAGCTCAAATCATTTCTGGCGCAGGACAAGGGGCTGAGTGTTTACACGTTCTACCTGAATGATATTCTTCGCCGCAAAGCGCACATTCGTTCGCAAGAGGTTGAGGAAGTTCTTGCGCTCGCATCGCCGGTAACCGGCGCGCCGAGCCGGATTTTCACGATGATTGATGATGCCGACGTCAAGTTTCCTAACGTCAAAGACGCCGACGGCAACGAGATCGAACTCACCAGAGGCCGCTACGGTCAGATTCTGGAATCGACGAATCGTGAAGCGCGCCGCGCCGCCAGCGAAGCCTACAACGAAACTTACATGAAGTACAAGAACGGACTCGCCGCGACACTGGCTTCATCGGTAAATGCCGACGTGTTTGCTGCGAAGGTTCGCGGGTACGACAATTGCCTTCAGCGCGGGCATGAGCGCGACAGCATTCCAATAAATGTATTCCACAGCCTCATCAAGGCTGCCAGCGAGAATCTGGCGCCGCTGCACAAGTACATGGCGCTGCGCAAGAAAGTGCTGGGAGTCGATACGCTGTTCGGATTTGATCTTTCGGTGCCGCTTGCGCCCGATACCAAGATGGAATTCACCTACGAACAGGCGCGCGAGTATGTCATGAAGGGACTTCAGCCGTTGGGCAAAGAGTACCTTGCCAACGTCCAGATGGCGCTCGACTCGCGTTGGATCGATGTTTATGAGACACAAGCCAAGGGCAGCGGCGCCTATTGCTGGGGTACCTACACTGTCCACCCGGTGATGCTGCTGAATTTCTCCGGCAGGCTCGGGGATGTGTTCACACTTGCCCACGAGATGGGTCACTTGATGCACGGCTATTATTCAAACAAGAATGAGCCGTACATTTATGCCGGACATTCGCTGTTTACTGCGGAAGTAGCATCGACGTGCAACGAAGCGATCATGATCAAATACATGCTGTCGCAAACCAAGGACAAGAACGAGAAGCTGTTCCTGCTCAATTACTACATTGATCAGATCATCGGCACGTTCTACACGCAGATCTGGTTCTCAGAATTCGAGCTCAAGATTCACGAAATCGTCGAAAACGGCGGCGCGCTTTCTGCGGACGGATTGCGGAAGATTTATCGCGAAGTGTACCAGAAGTACTATGGACCGGACATTTTCATTCCGGAGAATCGCGATCTGGGCGGAATGCGCATCAGCCACTTCTATCGCCAATACTACGTCTATCAGTATGCGACCAGTTATGCGGCCTCGCAGATGTTGTCGCGCAAGATACTCGCCGGCGACAAGACGGCAGTTGCGGCGTATATGGATTTCATCAAGACGGGCGCTTCCGACTACCCGGTGAATATCCTGAAGAAGGCCGGTGTCGATATGACGACGACCGAGCCGTTTGCTCAGACGATCAAGACGTTCTCGGAGTTAGTTGACGAATACGAGAAGCTGCTTCTGTCGAAGTAG
- a CDS encoding M13 family metallopeptidase gives MQWFSRLPRVLPKTAVAIVSGLVMVTSLSAQTGVNTAHIDRSVDPCADLYMFSNGTWYKSTEIPADRATWGAWGELYERNLNDQKSVLDAAAASGGAYGSPAQKVGDFFKTAMDTAAIDALGFTPLKEELARIAAIANATDLVDAFVRLQKKTIYVPFALEVYQDAKNSTRNIIQFSQDGIGLPDRDYYLNEDGESKELRAQYVQHITNMLKLIGESDTEAAASAQKVMALETRLAKASMTQVQRRDPDSTYNMTNIDKLKTDAGGFDWNRYFAQMNIKNPGDINDNQPLFTKEVAAMMSSTPLADWRAYLRWHLVKETAPYLSSAFVNEDFSFDGVILSGRKELRPRWKRVMATTDACLGEMLGKLYVEKHFSPESKKHAEQLVVNLKAALRDRLAAIDWISEPTRKKAFEKLDAIKYKIGYPDKWRDYSKLEIKTDSYVQNVLRTSEFEFQRNLDKLGKPVDRDEWYMTAATVNAYYASSLNEIVFPAGILQPPFFDINADDALNYGGIGMVIGHELTHGFDDEGRKYDADGNLKEWWTAEDAANFEKRAAAIRTQYSEYVVVDTFRVNGDLTSGENIADLGGTKIAYYAYLKSLEGKPRPPVIDGFTPEQRFFINFAQCWRGKIRDEAQKMYLATDPHSPDIFRINGTVSNLPEFIEAFGCKPDAQGVRPVSIRVNIW, from the coding sequence ATGCAATGGTTTTCTCGACTTCCCCGCGTACTGCCGAAAACTGCGGTCGCGATTGTTAGCGGCTTGGTGATGGTAACATCGCTATCGGCGCAGACGGGCGTAAACACAGCGCATATCGACCGCTCGGTTGATCCGTGTGCTGACCTCTATATGTTCTCCAACGGCACCTGGTACAAATCGACGGAAATTCCCGCCGACCGTGCGACCTGGGGTGCATGGGGCGAGCTGTACGAAAGAAACCTCAATGACCAGAAGTCGGTGCTGGATGCAGCGGCGGCCTCGGGTGGAGCATACGGGAGCCCCGCGCAAAAGGTCGGCGACTTTTTCAAAACGGCGATGGATACAGCAGCGATTGATGCTCTTGGTTTCACTCCGCTAAAGGAAGAACTGGCTCGCATTGCTGCGATTGCGAACGCGACCGATCTTGTCGATGCGTTTGTCCGGTTGCAGAAGAAGACGATATATGTGCCCTTCGCACTTGAAGTATATCAAGACGCCAAAAACAGCACGCGCAATATCATCCAGTTTTCACAGGACGGTATCGGATTGCCTGATCGCGATTACTATCTCAATGAAGATGGCGAGAGCAAAGAACTGCGTGCTCAATATGTGCAGCATATAACCAACATGCTGAAACTGATTGGCGAGTCGGATACGGAAGCTGCGGCAAGCGCGCAAAAGGTTATGGCGCTGGAGACACGATTGGCGAAAGCATCGATGACGCAGGTTCAGCGCCGCGATCCGGATTCGACCTACAACATGACCAATATTGACAAGCTCAAGACCGACGCAGGCGGATTTGATTGGAATCGCTATTTCGCACAAATGAATATCAAGAACCCGGGCGATATAAATGACAATCAGCCGTTGTTCACCAAGGAAGTTGCCGCAATGATGAGCTCGACTCCTTTGGCGGATTGGCGCGCGTATCTGCGCTGGCATTTGGTTAAGGAGACGGCGCCGTATCTAAGTTCAGCCTTTGTCAACGAAGACTTCAGTTTTGACGGAGTAATCCTGAGCGGCCGCAAAGAACTGCGTCCGCGTTGGAAGCGCGTGATGGCGACTACTGATGCCTGTCTTGGCGAGATGCTGGGCAAGCTGTATGTCGAAAAGCACTTCAGCCCGGAATCGAAGAAACACGCCGAACAACTGGTGGTCAATTTGAAGGCGGCACTCCGTGATCGTCTTGCGGCGATTGACTGGATCTCTGAACCCACGCGCAAGAAGGCATTTGAAAAGCTGGATGCGATCAAGTACAAGATCGGATATCCGGATAAGTGGCGTGATTATTCGAAACTCGAAATCAAGACTGATTCATATGTTCAGAATGTTCTGCGCACTTCAGAATTTGAGTTTCAGCGCAACCTCGACAAGCTGGGCAAACCGGTGGATCGCGACGAATGGTACATGACGGCGGCGACAGTGAACGCATATTACGCCTCCAGCCTTAACGAAATCGTGTTTCCGGCAGGAATACTTCAGCCGCCGTTTTTCGACATCAACGCCGATGACGCGCTCAACTACGGCGGTATCGGAATGGTAATCGGCCATGAATTGACACATGGATTCGATGACGAAGGACGCAAGTATGATGCTGACGGCAATCTCAAGGAATGGTGGACTGCCGAGGACGCCGCGAATTTTGAGAAGCGCGCCGCGGCGATCCGAACTCAGTATAGCGAGTACGTCGTTGTTGATACCTTCCGCGTCAATGGAGACTTGACCTCGGGCGAGAATATCGCGGACCTCGGCGGAACGAAGATCGCTTACTATGCGTATCTAAAGTCGCTTGAGGGCAAGCCCCGTCCGCCAGTGATTGACGGCTTCACGCCGGAGCAGCGGTTCTTTATCAACTTCGCCCAATGCTGGCGAGGCAAGATCCGCGACGAAGCGCAGAAGATGTATCTTGCCACGGACCCGCATTCGCCGGACATATTCCGCATCAATGGGACAGTTTCGAATCTTCCGGAGTTTATTGAAGCATTCGGATGTAAGCCGGATGCTCAGGGAGTGCGTCCGGTTTCGATACGAGTGAACATTTGGTAG
- a CDS encoding SPFH domain-containing protein: MISQEVNVIKQYDGTIKEIEKAVVSGWGVLFFLIIVLLGSVAGLIILPPFLKVTAAIVLMLDIFFMGGLFMVNPNEGRVMQIFGKYVGTAKTAGLRWANPLYSKVKISLRVRNFETSRLKVNDIDGNPIEIGAIVVWRVVDTAEASFQVDKYEEFVKIQSESAVRNLATQHPYDSHSEQRVSLRGHTQTISQQLCEEIQARLDQAGVEVQEARISHLAYAPEIAEAMLRRQQAGAVVAARTLIVEGAVGMVEMALEQLSRKKIIELDNERKASMVSNLLVVLCGESSSQPVINTGTLYQ; the protein is encoded by the coding sequence ATGATATCACAGGAGGTTAACGTGATCAAACAATATGATGGCACAATCAAAGAAATCGAGAAGGCAGTCGTCTCCGGTTGGGGCGTCTTGTTCTTCCTCATCATTGTGCTCTTAGGTAGTGTCGCCGGGCTGATTATCCTTCCGCCGTTCCTGAAAGTAACGGCAGCGATTGTACTCATGCTCGACATCTTTTTCATGGGCGGGCTCTTCATGGTCAATCCTAATGAAGGTCGAGTTATGCAGATCTTCGGCAAGTATGTCGGCACGGCAAAGACTGCCGGACTAAGATGGGCGAATCCGCTCTATTCCAAAGTCAAAATTTCCCTGCGTGTTCGTAACTTCGAGACCAGCCGCCTCAAGGTCAACGACATCGACGGCAACCCGATCGAGATCGGTGCGATCGTGGTCTGGCGCGTTGTCGATACCGCCGAAGCCAGTTTCCAGGTCGACAAGTACGAGGAGTTCGTCAAAATTCAAAGCGAGTCGGCGGTTCGTAATCTGGCGACGCAACATCCATACGATTCTCACAGCGAACAGCGGGTGTCTCTGCGCGGCCACACACAGACTATCTCCCAGCAGTTATGCGAAGAGATTCAGGCGCGACTCGACCAAGCCGGCGTCGAAGTGCAAGAAGCCCGCATCAGCCACCTCGCCTATGCGCCCGAAATCGCCGAAGCCATGCTTCGCCGCCAGCAAGCCGGCGCCGTGGTCGCGGCACGGACGCTCATTGTCGAAGGCGCAGTCGGAATGGTCGAAATGGCGCTCGAACAATTGTCGCGCAAGAAAATCATCGAGCTCGACAACGAACGCAAGGCGTCGATGGTCTCGAATCTGCTGGTGGTTCTCTGTGGTGAGAGTTCCAGCCAGCCGGTCATCAACACCGGAACGCTGTATCAATAG